The following proteins come from a genomic window of Macaca fascicularis isolate 582-1 chromosome 8, T2T-MFA8v1.1:
- the LOC102139446 gene encoding putative heat shock protein HSP 90-beta-3, protein MTESTDEYCVQQLKEFDGKSLVSITKESLELPEDKEEKKMEENKAKFENLCKLMKKILDKEVEKVTIFNRLVSSPCCTVTNTCGWTANMEQIMKAQALRDNSTMDYMMAKKHLEINSNHPIVEMLQQKAEAVRNSKAVKDLMVLLFETVLLSSGFFLEDPQTHSD, encoded by the coding sequence ATGACTGAGTCCACTGATGAGTACTGTGTGCAGCAGCTCAAGGAATTTGATGGGAAGAGCCTGGTCTCAATTACCAAGGAGAGTCTGGAGCTACCTGAGGataaggaggagaagaaaatggaagagaacaaggcaaagtttgagaacctctgcaaGCTCATGAAAAAAATCTTAGATAAAGAGGTTGAGAAGGTGACCATCTTCAATAGGCTTGTGTCTTCACCCTGTTGCACTGTGACCAACACCTGTGGCTGGACAGCCAATATGGAGCAGATCATGAAAGCCCAGGCACTTCGGGACAACTCTACAATGGACTACATGATGGCCAAAAAGCACCTGGAGATCAACTCCAACCACCCCATTGTGGAGATGCTGcagcagaaggctgaggctgtcAGGAACAGCAAGGCAGTCAAGGACCTGATGGTGCTGCTGTTTGAAACCGTGCtgctctcttctggcttcttccTTGAGGACCCCCAAACTCACTCCGACTAG